In a single window of the Syngnathus typhle isolate RoL2023-S1 ecotype Sweden linkage group LG19, RoL_Styp_1.0, whole genome shotgun sequence genome:
- the LOC133144029 gene encoding gastrula zinc finger protein XlCGF57.1-like isoform X2 — MCARVTPKYEKELCGIKEENEQLLGEVCKQACVEPHRADISQAVCPDQQQPECLYIKEEEVDEEIPHFNEVKEQKYRYIIKVEEKPEHPCVKDEEEDPHNFKQEHDEDVDTSEGICPEQQEPKRNHIIEEEEDGEVPHFDERKQQKCPFIKKEEDIYKLPSTAFLLKHEDGSQSEASKSAEPSSRRTCRRMITDYDESQCEGSQAVGLSAPSSDIDGTSSYGNDDEESGGDITHHSENKPWKCSQCWKMFAHKSSLKLHQRTHTGEKPFSCSVCGQRFSQKGTLKIHARTHTDELTRYTDNKHWNWCGTVDESNSGLKLHMRIHSGETSFSCSVCAKEFSQKGHLRSHMRTHTGEKPLSCSDCGQILTRKESLQKHTRVHTGEKPFSCSVCGQIFSQKGHLKPHARTHTGEKPFSCSVCGQTFSQKGGLNNHIRTHTGNKPFSCSVCCQTFSQKGHLICHMRTHTGEKPFSCSVCGQTFSQKAGLNNHTRTHNGKKPFSCSVCCKQFSQKGHLICHMRTHTGEKPFACSDCGQRFSQKSHLKLHTRTHTGEKPFSCSDCGQRFSERGTLKSHTRTHTGEKPFACSVCGQRFSQKAHLRIHTKKHTGEKLFSCSFCCTKFSQNCHLRIHMRTHTGEKSLTCSVCDQRFTWEYQIKNHKCVGDMSSDP; from the exons ATGTGTGCAAGGGTAACACCAAAGTACGAGAAGGAACTTTGTGGAATAAAAGAAGAGAATGAGCAACTGCTGGGCGAGGTTTGCAAGCAGGCTTGTGTTGAGCCACACAGAGCAG ACATCAGTCAAGCTGTTTGTCCTGATCAGCAGCAGCCAGAGTGCCTCTACATTAAAGAGGAAGAGGTGGACGAAGAGATTCCCCACTTCAATGAAGTAAAGGAGCAGAAGTATCGTTACATCATAAAAGTAGAGGAGAAGCCAGAGCATCCTTGTGTCAAAGATGAGGAAGAAGACCCCCACAACTTCAAACAGGAGCATGACGAGGATGTTG ACACAAGTGAAGGTATTTGTCCTGAGCAGCAGGAGCCAAAGCGCAATCACATtattgaggaagaggaggatggagAGGTCCCCCACTTTGATGAGCGAAAGCAGCAGAAGTGTCCTTTCATCAAAAAAGAGGAAGATATCTACAAGCTGCCATCGACTGCGTTCCTTTTGAAGCATGAAGATGGAAGTCAAAGTGAGGCGAGCAAAAGTGCGGAGCCTTCAAGCAGGAGGACATGTCGTCGCATGATAACGGATTATGATGAAAGCCAGTGTGAAGGATCACAAGCAGTCGGCCTCTCGGCTCCATCATCAGATATTGATGGCACGTCATCTTACGGTAATGATGATGAAGAGTCAGGTGGTGATATTACACATCACTCTGAAAACAAACCCTGGAAATGTTCTCAGTGTTGGAAAATGTTTGCTCACAAGAGTAGTTTAAAATTGCACcaaagaacccacactggtgagaaacctttttcctgctccgtgtgtggccaaagattctcgcAGAAAGGAACCTTAAAAATACAcgcaagaacccacactg ATGAACTGACGAGGTACACTGACAACAAACATTGGAACTGGTGTGGTACAGTGGATGAATCTAATAGTGGTTTGAAACTGCACATGAGAATTCACTCCGGTGAGAcatctttttcctgctcagtttgtgctaAAGAATTCTCTCAGAAGGGTCACTTAAGAAGTCACAtgagaacccacactggcgagaaacctctttcctgctcagattgtggccaaatACTCACACGGAAGGAAAGcttacaaaaacacacaagagtccacactggtgagaaacctttttcctgctccgtttgtggccaaatattctctcagaAGGGACACTTAAAACcacatgcaagaacacacacaggtgagaaacctttttcttgctcagtttgtggccaaacttTTTCACAGAAGGGAGGCTTAAATAATCACATAAGAACACACACTGGTAataaacctttttcatgctcagtttgttgtCAAACATTTTCTCAGAAGGGCCACTTAATATGTCACATGAGAACCCATACTGGTgaaaaacctttttcctgctcagtttgtggccaaacattCTCACAGAAGGCAGGCTTAAATAatcacacaagaacacacaatggtaagaaacctttttcatgctcagtttgttgtAAACAATTTTCTCAGAAGGGCCACTTAATATGTCACATGAGAACCCACACAGGTGAAAAACCTTTTGCCTGTTcagattgtggccaaagattctctcagaagaGTCACCTGAAAttacacacaagaacccacactggtgagaaacctttttcctgctcagattGTGGTCAAAGATTCTCAGAAAGGGGAACCTTAAAatcacacacaagaacccacacgggTGAAAAACCCTttgcctgctcagtttgtggccaaagattctctcagaaggCACACTTaagaatacacacaaaaaagcacactggtgagaaactaTTTTCATGCTCATTTTGTTGTACAAAATTCTCTCAGAATTGTCACTTAAGAATTCATatgagaacccacactggtgagaaatctttgacctgctcagtttgtgaccaAAGATTCACATGGGAGTATCAGATTAAGAATCACAAGTGTGTTGGGGACATGAGCAGTGATCCGTGA
- the LOC133144029 gene encoding gastrula zinc finger protein XlCGF57.1-like isoform X4, with protein sequence MCARVTPKYEKELCGIKEENEQLLGEVCKQACVEPHRADISQAVCPDQQQPECLYIKEEEVDEEIPHFNEVKEQKYRYIIKVEEKPEHPCVKDEEEDPHNFKQEHDEDVDTSEGICPEQQEPKRNHIIEEEEDGEVPHFDERKQQKCPFIKKEEDIYKLPSTAFLLKHEDGSQSEASKSAEPSSRRTCRRMITDYDESQCEGSQAVGLSAPSSDIDGTSSYDELTRYTDNKHWNWCGTVDESNSGLKLHMRIHSGETSFSCSVCAKEFSQKGHLRSHMRTHTGEKPLSCSDCGQILTRKESLQKHTRVHTGEKPFSCSVCGQIFSQKGHLKPHARTHTGEKPFSCSVCGQTFSQKGGLNNHIRTHTGNKPFSCSVCCQTFSQKGHLICHMRTHTGEKPFSCSVCGQTFSQKAGLNNHTRTHNGKKPFSCSVCCKQFSQKGHLICHMRTHTGEKPFACSDCGQRFSQKSHLKLHTRTHTGEKPFSCSDCGQRFSERGTLKSHTRTHTGEKPFACSVCGQRFSQKAHLRIHTKKHTGEKLFSCSFCCTKFSQNCHLRIHMRTHTGEKSLTCSVCDQRFTWEYQIKNHKCVGDMSSDP encoded by the exons ATGTGTGCAAGGGTAACACCAAAGTACGAGAAGGAACTTTGTGGAATAAAAGAAGAGAATGAGCAACTGCTGGGCGAGGTTTGCAAGCAGGCTTGTGTTGAGCCACACAGAGCAG ACATCAGTCAAGCTGTTTGTCCTGATCAGCAGCAGCCAGAGTGCCTCTACATTAAAGAGGAAGAGGTGGACGAAGAGATTCCCCACTTCAATGAAGTAAAGGAGCAGAAGTATCGTTACATCATAAAAGTAGAGGAGAAGCCAGAGCATCCTTGTGTCAAAGATGAGGAAGAAGACCCCCACAACTTCAAACAGGAGCATGACGAGGATGTTG ACACAAGTGAAGGTATTTGTCCTGAGCAGCAGGAGCCAAAGCGCAATCACATtattgaggaagaggaggatggagAGGTCCCCCACTTTGATGAGCGAAAGCAGCAGAAGTGTCCTTTCATCAAAAAAGAGGAAGATATCTACAAGCTGCCATCGACTGCGTTCCTTTTGAAGCATGAAGATGGAAGTCAAAGTGAGGCGAGCAAAAGTGCGGAGCCTTCAAGCAGGAGGACATGTCGTCGCATGATAACGGATTATGATGAAAGCCAGTGTGAAGGATCACAAGCAGTCGGCCTCTCGGCTCCATCATCAGATATTGATGGCACGTCATCTTACG ATGAACTGACGAGGTACACTGACAACAAACATTGGAACTGGTGTGGTACAGTGGATGAATCTAATAGTGGTTTGAAACTGCACATGAGAATTCACTCCGGTGAGAcatctttttcctgctcagtttgtgctaAAGAATTCTCTCAGAAGGGTCACTTAAGAAGTCACAtgagaacccacactggcgagaaacctctttcctgctcagattgtggccaaatACTCACACGGAAGGAAAGcttacaaaaacacacaagagtccacactggtgagaaacctttttcctgctccgtttgtggccaaatattctctcagaAGGGACACTTAAAACcacatgcaagaacacacacaggtgagaaacctttttcttgctcagtttgtggccaaacttTTTCACAGAAGGGAGGCTTAAATAATCACATAAGAACACACACTGGTAataaacctttttcatgctcagtttgttgtCAAACATTTTCTCAGAAGGGCCACTTAATATGTCACATGAGAACCCATACTGGTgaaaaacctttttcctgctcagtttgtggccaaacattCTCACAGAAGGCAGGCTTAAATAatcacacaagaacacacaatggtaagaaacctttttcatgctcagtttgttgtAAACAATTTTCTCAGAAGGGCCACTTAATATGTCACATGAGAACCCACACAGGTGAAAAACCTTTTGCCTGTTcagattgtggccaaagattctctcagaagaGTCACCTGAAAttacacacaagaacccacactggtgagaaacctttttcctgctcagattGTGGTCAAAGATTCTCAGAAAGGGGAACCTTAAAatcacacacaagaacccacacgggTGAAAAACCCTttgcctgctcagtttgtggccaaagattctctcagaaggCACACTTaagaatacacacaaaaaagcacactggtgagaaactaTTTTCATGCTCATTTTGTTGTACAAAATTCTCTCAGAATTGTCACTTAAGAATTCATatgagaacccacactggtgagaaatctttgacctgctcagtttgtgaccaAAGATTCACATGGGAGTATCAGATTAAGAATCACAAGTGTGTTGGGGACATGAGCAGTGATCCGTGA
- the LOC133144029 gene encoding gastrula zinc finger protein XlCGF57.1-like isoform X3 yields MCARVTPKYEKELCGIKEENEQLLGEVCKQACVEPHRADISQAVCPDQQQPECLYIKEEEVDEEIPHFNEVKEQKYRYIIKVEEKPEHPCVKDEEEDPHNFKQEHDEDVDTSEGICPEQQEPKRNHIIEEEEDGEVPHFDERKQQKCPFIKKEEDIYKLPSTAFLLKHEDGSQSEASKSAEPSSRRTCRRMITDYDESQCEGSQAVGLSAPSSDIDGTSSYGNDDEESGGDITHHSENKPWKCSQCWKMFAHKSSLKLHQRTHTGEKPFSCSVCGQRFSQKGTLKIHARTHTGEKPFSCSLCGQIFTRKESLQTHTRTHTGEKPFSCSVCRQRFSEKGSLKRHTRTHTGEKPYSCSVCGQRYSQKAHLNMHTKTHTGEKPFSCSVCGQRFSQKGNLTIHTRTHTGEVFSCSVCGQIFSRKERLKIHTRTHTGDKPFSCSVCGQIFSRKESLKMHVRTHTGEKLFCCSVCGRRYSQKTHLNIHTRTHTGEKPFSCSVCDQRFSRKDSLKKHTTTHTGEKPYSCSDCGQRFSLKGNLRSHMRTHVGEKPFACSDCGQIFAQKQNLKNHIRTHTGEKPYSCSDCGQKFAWKSQIKNHKCVGEMSSC; encoded by the exons ATGTGTGCAAGGGTAACACCAAAGTACGAGAAGGAACTTTGTGGAATAAAAGAAGAGAATGAGCAACTGCTGGGCGAGGTTTGCAAGCAGGCTTGTGTTGAGCCACACAGAGCAG ACATCAGTCAAGCTGTTTGTCCTGATCAGCAGCAGCCAGAGTGCCTCTACATTAAAGAGGAAGAGGTGGACGAAGAGATTCCCCACTTCAATGAAGTAAAGGAGCAGAAGTATCGTTACATCATAAAAGTAGAGGAGAAGCCAGAGCATCCTTGTGTCAAAGATGAGGAAGAAGACCCCCACAACTTCAAACAGGAGCATGACGAGGATGTTG ACACAAGTGAAGGTATTTGTCCTGAGCAGCAGGAGCCAAAGCGCAATCACATtattgaggaagaggaggatggagAGGTCCCCCACTTTGATGAGCGAAAGCAGCAGAAGTGTCCTTTCATCAAAAAAGAGGAAGATATCTACAAGCTGCCATCGACTGCGTTCCTTTTGAAGCATGAAGATGGAAGTCAAAGTGAGGCGAGCAAAAGTGCGGAGCCTTCAAGCAGGAGGACATGTCGTCGCATGATAACGGATTATGATGAAAGCCAGTGTGAAGGATCACAAGCAGTCGGCCTCTCGGCTCCATCATCAGATATTGATGGCACGTCATCTTACGGTAATGATGATGAAGAGTCAGGTGGTGATATTACACATCACTCTGAAAACAAACCCTGGAAATGTTCTCAGTGTTGGAAAATGTTTGCTCACAAGAGTAGTTTAAAATTGCACcaaagaacccacactggtgagaaacctttttcctgctccgtgtgtggccaaagattctcgcAGAAAGGAACCTTAAAAATACAcgcaagaacccacactggtgagaaacctttttcctgctcactttgtggccaaatattcaCACGGAAGGAAAgcttacaaacacacacaagaacccacactggtgagaagcccttttcctgctcagtttgtagaCAAAGGTTCTCGGAGAAGGGAagcttaaaaaggcacacaagaacccacacgggTGAGAAACCTtattcctgctcagtttgtggtcaaAGATACTCTCAGAAGGCTCACTTGAACATGCACacaaaaacccacacgggcgagaaacctttttcctgctcagtttgtggccaaagattctctcagaaggGAAACTTAACAATACACACAAGAACTCACACTGGTGAagttttttcctgctcagtttgcggCCAAATATTCTCACGGAAGGAACGCTTAAAAATACACActagaacccacactggtgataaaccattttcctgctcagtttgtggccaaatattctcacGAAAGGAAAGCTTAAAAATGCACgtaagaacccacactggtgagaaactaTTTTGCTGCTCCGTTTGTGGTCGAAGATACTCTCAGAAAACTCACTTGAACatacacacaagaacccacactggtgagaaacccttTTCCTGCTCGGTTTGTGACCAAAGATTCTCACGAAAGGACagcttaaaaaaacacacaacaacccacactggtgaaaaACCTTATTCTTGCTCggattgtggccaaagattttctCTGAAGGGTAACTTAAGAAGTCACATGCGAACCCATGTTGGGGAGAAACCCTTTGCCTGTTCAGATTGTGGCCAAATCTTCGCACAGAAGCAAAACTTAAAAAATCACataagaacccacactggtgagaaaccttattCCTGCTCCGATTGTGGTCAGAAGTTTGCTTGGAAGTCTCAAATTAAGAATCATAAGTGTGTTGGCGAGATGAGCAGCTGttaa
- the LOC133144029 gene encoding oocyte zinc finger protein XlCOF6-like isoform X1 — protein MCARVTPKYEKELCGIKEENEQLLGEVCKQACVEPHRADISQAVCPDQQQPECLYIKEEEVDEEIPHFNEVKEQKYRYIIKVEEKPEHPCVKDEEEDPHNFKQEHDEDVDTSEGICPEQQEPKRNHIIEEEEDGEVPHFDERKQQKCPFIKKEEDIYKLPSTAFLLKHEDGSQSEASKSAEPSSRRTCRRMITDYDESQCEGSQAVGLSAPSSDIDGTSSYGNDDEESGGDITHHSENKPWKCSQCWKMFAHKSSLKLHQRTHTGEKPFSCSVCGQRFSQKGTLKIHARTHTGEKPFSCSLCGQIFTRKESLQTHTRTHTGEKPFSCSVCRQRFSEKGSLKRHTRTHTDELTRYTDNKHWNWCGTVDESNSGLKLHMRIHSGETSFSCSVCAKEFSQKGHLRSHMRTHTGEKPLSCSDCGQILTRKESLQKHTRVHTGEKPFSCSVCGQIFSQKGHLKPHARTHTGEKPFSCSVCGQTFSQKGGLNNHIRTHTGNKPFSCSVCCQTFSQKGHLICHMRTHTGEKPFSCSVCGQTFSQKAGLNNHTRTHNGKKPFSCSVCCKQFSQKGHLICHMRTHTGEKPFACSDCGQRFSQKSHLKLHTRTHTGEKPFSCSDCGQRFSERGTLKSHTRTHTGEKPFACSVCGQRFSQKAHLRIHTKKHTGEKLFSCSFCCTKFSQNCHLRIHMRTHTGEKSLTCSVCDQRFTWEYQIKNHKCVGDMSSDP, from the exons ATGTGTGCAAGGGTAACACCAAAGTACGAGAAGGAACTTTGTGGAATAAAAGAAGAGAATGAGCAACTGCTGGGCGAGGTTTGCAAGCAGGCTTGTGTTGAGCCACACAGAGCAG ACATCAGTCAAGCTGTTTGTCCTGATCAGCAGCAGCCAGAGTGCCTCTACATTAAAGAGGAAGAGGTGGACGAAGAGATTCCCCACTTCAATGAAGTAAAGGAGCAGAAGTATCGTTACATCATAAAAGTAGAGGAGAAGCCAGAGCATCCTTGTGTCAAAGATGAGGAAGAAGACCCCCACAACTTCAAACAGGAGCATGACGAGGATGTTG ACACAAGTGAAGGTATTTGTCCTGAGCAGCAGGAGCCAAAGCGCAATCACATtattgaggaagaggaggatggagAGGTCCCCCACTTTGATGAGCGAAAGCAGCAGAAGTGTCCTTTCATCAAAAAAGAGGAAGATATCTACAAGCTGCCATCGACTGCGTTCCTTTTGAAGCATGAAGATGGAAGTCAAAGTGAGGCGAGCAAAAGTGCGGAGCCTTCAAGCAGGAGGACATGTCGTCGCATGATAACGGATTATGATGAAAGCCAGTGTGAAGGATCACAAGCAGTCGGCCTCTCGGCTCCATCATCAGATATTGATGGCACGTCATCTTACGGTAATGATGATGAAGAGTCAGGTGGTGATATTACACATCACTCTGAAAACAAACCCTGGAAATGTTCTCAGTGTTGGAAAATGTTTGCTCACAAGAGTAGTTTAAAATTGCACcaaagaacccacactggtgagaaacctttttcctgctccgtgtgtggccaaagattctcgcAGAAAGGAACCTTAAAAATACAcgcaagaacccacactggtgagaaacctttttcctgctcactttgtggccaaatattcaCACGGAAGGAAAgcttacaaacacacacaagaacccacactggtgagaagcccttttcctgctcagtttgtagaCAAAGGTTCTCGGAGAAGGGAagcttaaaaaggcacacaagaacccacacgg ATGAACTGACGAGGTACACTGACAACAAACATTGGAACTGGTGTGGTACAGTGGATGAATCTAATAGTGGTTTGAAACTGCACATGAGAATTCACTCCGGTGAGAcatctttttcctgctcagtttgtgctaAAGAATTCTCTCAGAAGGGTCACTTAAGAAGTCACAtgagaacccacactggcgagaaacctctttcctgctcagattgtggccaaatACTCACACGGAAGGAAAGcttacaaaaacacacaagagtccacactggtgagaaacctttttcctgctccgtttgtggccaaatattctctcagaAGGGACACTTAAAACcacatgcaagaacacacacaggtgagaaacctttttcttgctcagtttgtggccaaacttTTTCACAGAAGGGAGGCTTAAATAATCACATAAGAACACACACTGGTAataaacctttttcatgctcagtttgttgtCAAACATTTTCTCAGAAGGGCCACTTAATATGTCACATGAGAACCCATACTGGTgaaaaacctttttcctgctcagtttgtggccaaacattCTCACAGAAGGCAGGCTTAAATAatcacacaagaacacacaatggtaagaaacctttttcatgctcagtttgttgtAAACAATTTTCTCAGAAGGGCCACTTAATATGTCACATGAGAACCCACACAGGTGAAAAACCTTTTGCCTGTTcagattgtggccaaagattctctcagaagaGTCACCTGAAAttacacacaagaacccacactggtgagaaacctttttcctgctcagattGTGGTCAAAGATTCTCAGAAAGGGGAACCTTAAAatcacacacaagaacccacacgggTGAAAAACCCTttgcctgctcagtttgtggccaaagattctctcagaaggCACACTTaagaatacacacaaaaaagcacactggtgagaaactaTTTTCATGCTCATTTTGTTGTACAAAATTCTCTCAGAATTGTCACTTAAGAATTCATatgagaacccacactggtgagaaatctttgacctgctcagtttgtgaccaAAGATTCACATGGGAGTATCAGATTAAGAATCACAAGTGTGTTGGGGACATGAGCAGTGATCCGTGA